The nucleotide sequence CATGACACCAACCTTGCTGGCCACCTCCTTCCTGATGCCCCTTATTGGCTTCCTGCTGGGCTAccttctctctgctctcttctgCCTCAATGGACGGTAGGTATTATTTTAGGCGCCACTCTGCCATGGGCTTTATTCTTGTCCTAGCCTCTCAGGAAAAGGATAAGGAGCTAGGAACCCAAGATCTGGGCAAGGCATTTTCCTAGCAATATGTTCAAATGCACCAGCTAAACCCTATCATTCAAACAGCAACAGCTAATGACAAAGTACCCCCAGACACACCCAATGTAGACACCATCTCCTGCCCAACTCTTTGATAGTTCGTGGCACTGAGGTAGTTTCATGTCATCATAAGAGGTGTGATACTCCTCCTCTCccacttttcttccttccttttctgcctaGGCTTTAATCCTGACAAGGACACCATTGGGTAACTGCTCTAAATGGCACTGAGATCTGAAGTAGCAGTGGATCTTGCCTAAAGTGTAATCCAATTCACACACACAGCTCctgctttagaaaacagtttgaggACATAGTGGGGACCATCAGGCACCCTCCTGTCTACACAGACTAGTACAAGGACTAGTAAACAAATACTGATGGAGGAGTCTAAACATTAGTAGTACCCCACCCctgaaaaaaaaacaccctgaatttcaaaaatacaattaaaaagataattatctGTCTTTAAAGCCAATGTAATTTAATAAAGAATGAATTCCTATAGGATGTAACCCATGATATAGTGAGCCAAAAGGCTGCCAGCAACCACTTAGTGATTTTGACTACTTGATAACCAAATTACTTCATAGCCAATTGTAAAGTGAGAGAGAACCTACATTTGCTAATATGAATTCCAACAGAGGTTGTACATTTTCCTAGGGTGTAAATCACTCTCCCTAGGAATTAGAAAAGGTTTCAAAAAGGGGCCCTCCATTCATGGGAATTAAGAGGCAGTTGAAGGATTTGGTTAAGTGGTTAGGAAGAACATATCGATGTTTGGagttataaagaaatgaaatgtgtTATAAAGGTTGAGTTTCCTGgttcaaggaaaacaaaaaaaacattaggAGTTAAAGTATACTTTGAGGAAGGGACTCTGGTTATATTTTGAAGGTATCAATCTTCACCAAAACAGGGTGATGGAGATGATAATGGCCACAGTGCCTAGTTCCATCACAGTAGTCTCCTCATAATAAATGTGCTGTGATGTCTCTCAGGGTACTTTTTAATAGATAACTATTTTAATACACTAAGTTATAATTCAATGAAttatatctatattcattaaatgtaaatatccCACCCTTTAAtccataaaatataaagcaaaacctAAGAGAATGTGTTCCAAAGATTGATAATGGGGCTCAAtcaagtttgggtttttttgttgttttatcacATGCttgtgattattaaatgcctaagCCAGAAACTTGGAAACAGAATAAGATCCCAGACATTTCACACAAACTATCTTCTGCTGTACGTTGAAAGTATAATTGTCCCATTAGCCCAACATAACAAGCTAGTGAATGATACTGGCTCACACCTTCCTTTCATCCTTCAACAGCCAAACATTTTTCCAAACTTTGGCAATCTTGCAAGAGCAGAAAAGTTATAGATTTCCAAGCTACTCTTAAAACCTCTCATAAAACTTCCTGACATGAACCAACAGGTCACCATCCCTTCAGAGCTTGATTAGTCTCAATGAGTCTACTTGACTTTCTTTGAACCCACGAGCAACCCACACACCTGGCTCCCTTCCATCTTCCTATGTCGGGACTGTTCAGTGGATCCTGGAATATCTGGGAGGGAAGAGAAGTGCAAGCAAAGTGGCTCCCCCATGTTCCTTCTGTAAGGGCTTACAGGGTTTTTACTGTCCCAACTCCACAGATGCAGACGCACTGTCAGCATGGAGACCGGATGCCAAAATATTCAACTCTGTGCCACCATCCTCAATGTGACCTTTCCCCCTGAAGTCATTGgaccacttttcttttttcctctcctctacATGATTTTCCAGCTTGGAGAAGGGCTTCTCCTCATTGCCATCTTTCGGTGCTATGAGAAAATCAAGACTCCCAAGGGTAAGTACTGAATTATCCCCCTCTTCAAATTCCGCCCCAAATTGGACCTGTCTGCCAACAAGTTTCTAGTAGAGACTTTTTGGATGGAGCATTAACTCTTACCAAGTCATTAAAAACCAGGTAGCACCAAGAAGTATGCAAGAAACCTTGAAGAGCCAAGGCTACTTCCATCAACTGCATTCCATTTCTGCCTTCTAGCTAGGAAAATCAAATGGTGGGTGTAGTTTACCTCATAGAACTGAGGCAATATGGGCTGTTGTGAGGAGACACCATTTCCTCAGCATGAGGAAACAGGACAGAACTGCCCTGGACATGTGACAGTCCTGAGATAAGAGATGTGTGAATGGACTCAACCACAAGAATTCATGAAGTTTGAAGTTTTTTAGGATGAGGTTCTCATGTTATGGAACCAGGTTAGAGCTCCAGGATCTCTGGCATCCCCAAGAGGAAAAACATTAAAGCAATGCAGTCTAATATAACCCACAATCCAAAGAGGATTCTTCAACTCTGGTTACACAGTAAACTTACACATAAACACTTATAAAACAGTGACCACAACTATAATAAACTTGATTCGTATGATTTATACTTTAATATACTACTGGATTAATACAGCAACTCTTTTCTAAAATGGTCACAGCattaccttcaaaatataatCAAACCTGAAGACCAGAGTCCCTTCCTCAAAGTATACTTTAactccaagtttttttttcttgaaccaAGAAGCTCAACCTTTATAACACATTTCATTACTTTGTAACTCCAAACATCAATATTTTTCCTAACCACTTACCCACATCCTTCAACTGCCTCTTGATCCCCATGAATGGAGGGCCTGGGCTCCTCTTTGAAACCTTTTCTAGTTCCTAAGGATGGTGATTTACACCCTCGGAAAATATACAACCTCTGTTGGAACTCATATTAGCAAAtgtagtttttctctctctccctttacaATTAGCTATGAAGTAACTTGATTATCAAGCAGCCAAAATGAAACCAACGGCTGACATAAAATGGCTGAACCTTTTAAAGCTTTAGTTCCAAACTACAGTGGAGTTGTGTAAAAGAATTTGTTCTCAAGCTTTTCTCAGAACAACTCAAGAGATTTGTTGCCCATGAGGTTTCTAtcctcttgggggaaaaaaaaaaaaaccacgaaGGAGAAATTTCTAGACCAACCAACCAGGTTCAGGTTTGAGTACCAGAAAGGCCTGGAATGCCCTCAGGGGGCAATACGCCAATTTTTTAGCCCTATAAAAAATTTCCAGGCTgcgagtggtggctcacacctgtaattctagcactctggaaagctgatgccagaggactgcttgaggccaggactttgagatcagtctgggcaacaaagctaggccctgttctctacaaaaaaattcaaatttagccGGTGGttacagtggcacacacctgcagtttcagctacttggcttaggtgggaggattgtttgagcccaagagttccagaCTGCAGCGAattatgatggcaccactgcactccagcctgggttgaCAAAgattctgatatttaaaaaaaactttcctcATAATGTTCTCAAAAAACCCCAGTGGCAAAATCAAGTCAAAGCAACTTACCTTTGGAGCTTATGGCCCCAAACAGCTATTCTCAGGGTGAAGAATCTGtcacaagtttttcttttttgatttctataCCCTTCTACAGACAGAAGAGAGGTGCAGGACCTGGCCTCTTACCTCCAAAGCTGCTCATCACTTCTACATGGGCAGGAAAAGGAACAGATCAAAGTTGGGGACAGACAGGACAGGGAGAAGTTTGCAAACTCTCCTGGCTAGACGTTCCTAAAGctgtttcctctcttctcctcctaaCTAAGTATAAATCATCCTTGCATACTAAACCCACCTCCCCCATTGTTTTACTGAATGTACAAAGGCAGCAGAGATAATGAAGGCTCAATACTCTTACTTAGGCCTTTTATTACTAGTCCTATCACTAGGAAGGCTGGGAGAAAAGCCAAGTTTAAGAGTATATACCAGGAAAGACAagtgggaagggaaaaaaaaatacacacatatatgtgtatatagcaCGCCCTACAGATAAATTGGTGTTCTTACATTTTCTAGATTGAACAAGCTTTTAACTACTCTTTTTGTTCTCCCTCTACATCTATGACTCTTTTTAACTttacagataaaacaaaaatgatgtaCACAGCTACCACAAATGAAGAACAACTCCAGCAGTTCTGAAAAATGGGACCAACAAAATAGAAGATTGCTCCCCTAGCACATTGTACTCCTCCCTCCACCTGGACTCTGGTCATAAAGCAATTCAGAAAACCAGTGTGGTAATATTACAGAGGAACAACAAAACACCAGTCTTGCCTGAGTCTCCAGGAAACCTATCAGAATCGTCAAGCTTTGCCTGGGAAGACAGAGAGGATGTCTACCTGAGAAGCCTCACCTACTCCCAGCCTACGATTTactactcatttaaaaaataaaagacttgctcAGTGACTATAAACTCTGAAGGCAGAAACCAAATCAGGATGACTTTGACAGCAACTTCAGGCTGGCTAATACTGCCTTCAGAGATACATTTCAAACAGGAAACTCTAGGGTTCACCAGATGAAAATAAACCTAGTCCCTTCAAATAAATTAACAAGTATAACAAACTCCTTCGGACTTCAGCCTCATATTAATAATCAGTTTCGCAATCTCATGGTTTAAGTTCCAGTCTTACAAACTGCCAGGAAGTCACCTTTACACAAAGATACCAAAACCCTTTCAACCCTCCCCACAAATGGCAATTCCCACTCTGAAACACTTTTGGGAAGCCAAAAAAGCTAAATTTTTCTACTGTTTCTAATTCTGCCTTTCTCAAAATCCCTGAACAGCTGAGGGCATGAGAGTCTATGTCAAGAGAAAAGGTGGATTTGGGGTCCTAGAACCAGACTTCCTGGATTCCAGTACCAATTTACCACTTAACTTGTTCTTTGAGAAGTTCCATAGTTCCTTCCTGTTAAATGGTCATAGTCTTAACAATTCAGTTAATATACAGATAAGACACTTAAAACAGCATCTGGCTAATATAATCATGTTAAAAAGATGTTATTCACTGTTACCAACTTATCTAGCCTAGCACcctaaaaaaaagacaactaagAATATCTGATCAGTCTTTGAGATTTCTGTAAAGTGCGTTTCCTGCACTTACCGGGCAAGGTTTTGAGGGCTCAAGTACAGAGGACTCTTAACACTTGACTAAGAATTAGGACCGCAGTTTCCACTACTGTTTCCCCTTAACCATGTTGTCACATCTATGTCTCAAGGACTAAAAGCAGCAGAATGTGAAAACCCATTAATCATTCATATTCACTGACAAAAAGCTCTGTATCATCTGACCATCAAAACTGTGTAACTTTCAGGGAAAGCAAGAAACtcattaaattttataacttGCTTCCCAAATATACTGTCCTTCACTTGGCTCTGGAAGTTTAACTCAATGCCAGCAGAGATAATAAAGGAAAAGCACAGGAGAACACAGACACAAGGGAAACTACCAAATAACTTAGTCACTATTAACAAGTTCACCGACGTCTTTGCTTATCTTTTGACCAGCCTAAAACTGCCAAAAAtactacttaaaaaaatcataaaacccAGGATTCCAGGtgttgtattttatatgtatgtagaTGGAGATGAAGAATAAATAGCATAGGATTTCATCAGAAAACCAGACAAAAagcagttttataatattttattatcaataaCAAACAGCTGCTTTTTATGTGTCTGTCCTGCAGCTGTTTTTTAAAAGGGTGAGTGGGAGGACACCCTTGACCCTAAACAAAGAAAACTCAAATTAAGCCTTTATATACAAGCAAATTTAGAGCTCTTTTACGTATCCAAAGCTATTAATTAGTTTAACTGAGGCATTAAACTAATTCAGAATTAACACATTTGAATAATCaggaaattaaaatgttcaaatttttttctagtacaaaaaaattaaatttgctttAGTTATAAAAGAGCTCTTGGCAATATACACAAACTATATACTTCAGACATTCACAAAAATGTGAGCAGAAGGCTTATCAAAAGACATTTAATACAATTAGTTTTCAACAACCCCTTGGTGGTCCACATCTACAAAGATATCCACCCAACCCAACCCCCCTCCAAACCCCACCCCCACAGAAAAGCACATACTTACCAGAACTTTTAGCAAGTATGGTTTGggaatttgtttgtttttaaaaaaggcccCCAGGGCAAGTTATTTACAGTTTTAATTGCCACTGTCAACTGATCTGGACCTTGATCGGGACCGGGACCTCTGGCGATCCACAGAAGCTGGAGACTTAGATCTACTTGAAGAACCACGTTTCTGGCTCTTCTCAGGCACGGGAGACCTACTAACAGAACGGGACttgctccggctccggctcctgCTCCTTGACCGGCTATAAGATTTCCGACTACGGGAACGAGATCGGCTACGAGACCTAGAGGAACTTCTGGTCCGGGATCGAGACCTGCTTCTTGACCTActaggaaaagggagagagaaggaaatcagCCTACGTGACAAACCCTACAAATCCATCCAATAAAACTTTTGTCTTAAAAATGACAGATACCTGTGCCTTTTGCTGccttcaattaattttatttttctcccatttatttcctttccagaaagtttttcaATAGCATTCTTTAAGTCACCGTAAGAGGCAAACTCAACCACCCTacagtgggaaaaaaatgtttttaaagtttacacATCCTGTAGTCTCGAGCACTGGTATAACAGTCTAGATAAATTGTTTCTGTGTTCGCTTTGTATTTGCTACATTCCCATTTCTTTATGGATAACACAGCATTAGAAAGCAAAGTTTTGGTACTACTGTATttcccccaaaaataagacagtgtcttatatttagtttaggtgtttattttcaggggatgtgtcatttttcttaAGTACGGTATAACaatccacatttattcaaatatagttaggtcatcttcttctggaacatcatcatagtaaaatggcagccacagctttacttcttccccctggggacacacaatacctaaagcggagcgtcctgcttcctcacttcactgaggagactttccccttaAAGTCTCAGCTTGAAGCATACACAGGatggccttgttggtggggctgcccgcacctttctggtcacctctgggatagtagctgtcacgatggggcagacgagaagggcttGCTCGTGGTCTTTACTGCtccacaacaaaatgcatgggttgtgcagatacgctgtgtagccacgcccatcactaggtcttatttggGGGGCAGGGCTTATATGGTGCAAATggttagaaatcctactagggcttactttatgggtaggtcttattttcggagaaacacggtattACATCTtaagccagataattctttgtggtgAGATGCTTAGCAGCAGGCCTAGCCTCTACCCACTaggtgccagcagcaccctcAACCAGTTCTGACAACCAAACATGTCTCCCAACACTACCAAACATCCCCTGGGGAGCAAAACTGTCCCTGGAGAACTATTACATTTCAGCATATTCAAATCTTAAATCTTGAGAAATGTTTACAGTAAAATTTTCAGgacattttaaaaggttttcaCGACCTCCAGTACATACTCACCCTTCATTTAATTTAGGTCGATGTGCATCCGCAAAGGTTACTTCCCCAGCTTGTCTCATGAAATCTTTGAGATCCTTAACACAAGATAATTGTGTTaagcagagaagaggaaaggtgACACACAAACAACCACATGGTATAAAAACAAGACTACTGAAAGAGAAGATGTTAGATAAAGTACAAACATGGTATGTACCACACTTGTATTCTATCAGAAATCAAAAATTATCTATGTCAGGGCACGAAATAAGCAAATAGCATATTGCTTTTAAGCAAATGCTAGAGGGAattcatattttaacattaaagTAGTATTAGTCTATATTGAGCCCagtacaaaaggaaaaaacaaacaaacaaaaaaaaacaaaacaaaaaagagaaacagtacatatttttaaagtaaagactaaagtagaagttttatatttaaaaaacagaacatttaCAAGACACCAGTTATTTTGTGCCCCATATGTCATTAAAAAAGTTTACTTTACCTTTATCATTATTTCCCTAGGCTAGTCAAGCAGCAAACCATTAATCGGTCGGAGAAACCTTCATGACATATGCCCGACTGGCTCTTCGCCACCCACTTGAAGGACACTACCCAATCGATGGAAGCCTTTAATCGCACAGCCCTCCCTATTAGCAGACTACTGGCGGATGCAGACATGTTCTACTCTTGAGCAGTTACCAAGGACCACTTTACTGCGATCAGGATTCCAACGACCACCTAATTTCGTATCTTTCAACTCTTTTCCACCAGGACCTCTTATTCGGAAGCGTTACAGGAAGACAGCTCTCAACTTAGGGATCAGATCACGTTATCAGCGCTCTGGGATCGCTGCAACCTGGCACTTCAAGTAAGTGCACCGATTACGTCTAGACCGGCAAACACAGATCTAGAGGTGGCCAATTGATCACTGTAGGAGCTGACTGGCAAAGTCAACCAGGCCCAACCAAGAGTGACCAAGACAACGATTAGGATAACCCACAGGCACTCCTCGTCATAAGGCCAACGACACAGATAGGCTGGCAAATAAAGGGTTTAATATTTggttaaaattgattttaaagaacaagaaaaatatcctcaaaaacatttacatttgatCACTAATATTAAAGTTTGTAATATCCCCCaattacatttaattaaatttttaaaattacaattaaacccattaatttaataattaaagataaaactacttttaataaaatataataaaacattagctacccattaacttttttaaaaatccacattaaAATAACTCAAAACTGTATTTCAACAAACCTGCCAGCTGACTCTTGAGGATAAATTCTCAACTATAAGCCGATTTTCTGTTCTTACAGGTGGAGCATttctaaggaagaaaatgagtATTCACAATGGAAGAAATGCAGTGATGTGCACTTCTTGTGTATTCAACTGTGGGCAAGTTCAAGCAATCCAACATGACAAGTCATTCAAATGACTTCCATCAACAGTTTCTGTGTTATTCTATATAACTTATATGGATTAATCCAGAATAGTGGGCTAACATGGGAATAACAAAACATAATACATAGTAAGTCCCAGAATCATTTATTCCTGTTAATTCCTGAACCATAAATACTGCCCATAAGATTATGATTGTTCAAAGCAGCCATCCACCTATCACATACCGTCTATCATTTCGAGGTCTGCGACTACTAAAACGATCAGAGTATCGTCCTCTACCTCTTCCACCTCGAGACCGAGCCCGAGCATGTTCAATAGTAACCCTACAGAAAAGGGAACAAAAATCTCCATTATACACTCAAGCTACATAAAACATCTTAGAAAAATATCCCAGTTGGCCTAGTCTGCTCTATATTCTAGGCCTAACtagttataaaactaaaattctcACCTTTCACTACAGAGTTCTTTTCCATCAAGTTCATATACAGCATCATCCGCATCCCTCGGATCCTCAAATTCCTAAAATATAAGCATTAAGATGCTTAACTTGGCTTTCAACGAGTATTCTACAACATATTAATAGTACTAAAAACGGGAGACAGAATAGGAAAAGGAGTATCTTAACGGCATTGCCATACAGATTGTCCTAATCAAGAAGTGAGTAGGAGTGGATTCCAGTCAGCCAGCAGGTAGTATCTTCTTTTAACCCTTAATAAAATTCACTGCCTCTAGGCTGCATAACA is from Microcebus murinus isolate Inina chromosome 6, M.murinus_Inina_mat1.0, whole genome shotgun sequence and encodes:
- the SRSF5 gene encoding serine/arginine-rich splicing factor 5, with amino-acid sequence MSGCRVFIGRLNPAAREKDVERFFKGYGRIRDIDLKRGFGFVEFEDPRDADDAVYELDGKELCSERVTIEHARARSRGGRGRGRYSDRFSSRRPRNDRRNAPPVRTENRLIVENLSSRVSWQDLKDFMRQAGEVTFADAHRPKLNEGVVEFASYGDLKNAIEKLSGKEINGRKIKLIEGSKRHSRSRSRSRSRTRSSSRSRSRSRSRSRKSYSRSRSRSRSRSKSRSVSRSPVPEKSQKRGSSSRSKSPASVDRQRSRSRSRSRSVDSGN